From Bacteroidota bacterium:
TGAAGCCATCGACCCGTATGAGTTGCCGGCGTACACCTTTGAAGAGCCGCCGGCTTCAGAACTTGTGTCGGGGGCACTTCCCGATATCGGGATCCTTGTCATGTTTAACCTGCTCTTTTTTGTTGGCGCATTTGTGGCCTTCCTCAAATACGACGTGCGGTAGCGGTATCCTCCTTATTCATCTGGGTAGCTGCCGGCTACGCGTTTAAAGTTCCAAGACCATGTTTAGCATTCTATTTGAAAAAGAACTCAAGTCGATTTTTCTGAGCCCCAAGTTTTTTGCAACATTCGGGGTTTGCTCTCTACTCATCCTGCTGAGCGTTTTTGTGGGTATCCAGGAATACAACAACGAGCAAGAGCAATATGAAACTGCGCTGCGGCTCGCCGAACAGCAAATTATGCAGGAAGATTCCTGGTGGGGCATTGACAATGTTGTGTTCCGCCAGCCGCAGCCTATGCAGATTTTTGTATCTGGTGTCAACAACGATATCGGACGAAGTGCAGAAATTAACACCTGGGTTGAGCCCAAATTGGAGCGGAGCAACTACGCAGATGACACCCTGTTTGCCGTATTCCGGTTTATTGATCTGACCTTCATCGTGCAGGTTGTGCTGTCGTTGTTTGCGATCCTGTTTACTTACAATAGCATCAATGGTGAACGTGAATCGGGCACCCTCAAGCTGGCGCTTTCCAATGCTGTGCCGCGTGCGCAGTATGTGCTTGCCAAGTTTGCCGGCTCCTGGATCGGGCTAACCATTCCGCTAATGATACCCATATTGCTCGGGGTGCTCCTGGTCATGGTGCTTGGCATACCGATGGATTCTGGCGATTGGGCGCGCCTAGGTACGTTGGTTGGATCCTCTGTCTTATACTTTACTTTCTTCATCGCCTTTGGCCTTTTTGTGTCTTCCATTACCAAAAGGTCTTCGGTCTCCTTTTTGATTTTATTGGTAGCCTGGGTTGCACTGGTGCTCATCGTGCCGCGTGCTGCAACAATGGCCGCCGGCCAGATTGTACCTGTTACCAGTGTAGCAGAAATTGAAAGCCAGAAAGACCGTTTTCGTACAGACCGCTGGAATGCCTACCGCGTCATAAGGCGGGATATGCGGGAAGAACGCGAAGCAGCTATGTCTGGCATGACGCGTGAGGAACGTGATCAGTACCAGCAGGCGAATCAACAATCCTGGCAGACCGAAGAACGCACGGCACGTGATACACTCGAAGACGAGATCAACGAGTTCTCGCGCAAAGTTGATGAAGAGCTGCGCAACCAGAAAACAACGCAGGAGCGGATGGCCTTTACCCTGTCCCGGTTCTCGCCAGCCTCAGCCTACAAGCTGACCGCCATGCAAATGGCAAATACGGGTACGGAGTTGAAAAGCGAGTACGAGGATGCCATGAAAGCGTACCGCACAAGTTTTTCGCAGTTTGTGGAAGCCAAGCGGGAAGAAGAGCGCAAAAAGAATGCTGGCCAAGGTGGATTTGGGCGAAACAGAAACCAGGAACAGGAACCCCTGGATTTGGCTGAATTACCCCGATTTGAAGCCCCTGCTCAAGAATATGCTGAAGCTATTGCACCAAGCATCATCGATTTCGGACTGTTGAGCCTGTTTTCGATTGCAGCTTTTGGTGGCGCATTCGTTTCTTTCATCCGATATGATGTTCGATAAGGTAGCCACCTGATTAGTCCACCAAGTAGATTGCGCGTGTTTTGCGTTATCCTCCAAACAGAATGTAAGTAGCTGCCTATAGCCCGGCGAGATAGATGACCGGGATTTAGGTATGTTGTGGTTGAGATGTTTATGAAAGAACTGAAAGGAGTCTGCACGTTTGTGTTGCTGTTTCTTTGTTGCGGCATTACACAGGCATGGGGGCAAACGGCTTCTGTCCGCGGTATCGTTACTGCCGCAAGCGATGGATTGCCGCTACAGGGCGTTAACGTGGTTTTGCGCCACGATAATGGAACGTTCTATGGTGGGGTGACGGATGGTGATGGTGTGTATGCAATTACGCGGGTCACGCCTGGTGTGTATGCCATGCAAGTCTCATTTATTGGCTTTCAAACGATCAGTTTGGAAGTTATTATGGCCGCTGAGGATACGCAGATTCTCAATTTTGAACTTGAGGAAGGAGCAGCGGAACTGGATGAGGTACTGATAGAAACAGAGCGTACAACAGGAGCAACCCGTGTGACTGCCGGCCTGCAGTCAGTAAAAGCAGAGGATCTTGAATTGGTGCCTGCACCAGACATCACAGCTGACCTCGCGAATTACCTCTCAACCTTGCCTGGTGTGATCTCAACAGGAGACCGGGGCGGCCAGTTTTTTATTCGAGGGGGTGAACCTGCGCATAACGTAGCCCTGCTTGATGGCATGTACGTTTACCAGCCCTTTCACATCCTGGGTTTCTATTCTGCGTTTTCCGCTGACGTCCTTAACCAGGCTGATATCCATGCCGGCGGTTACGGCGCAGACTACTCCGGACGCGTGTCTGCCATCATGGACATCAAAACACGCAATGGCAATAAAAAAGAATTCGAAAGATCGGTTTCTATTGCCCCATTTGTGAATGCTGTGCGGTTGGAAGGGCCCCTCATTAAAAATCGTATCTCATTCCTTGGCTCGCTGCGGCAGTCGGTGATAGACAAAATTGCATCGCAATATGTTGGGCAGGAACTGCCGTATAAGTTTGGCGACTTTTTTGGCAAATTGCACGTCGATATCAATGCCAATAACCAGTTCTCCTTTACTGCATTGCGGACCTACGACAGGGGCGCACTCGCAAACCAGGACCAGGTAAGCCGGGACGAAGTCCGATGGAACAACACGGTGATGGGTGGTCGATACCTGGTGTTGCCTAAGAATTCTCCGGTACGTGGTGAAATCCTCTTTTCTGTATCGCGCCTGGATTCTGAGTTGGGGCCGCGAAGCGCGCCAACACGCGTCTCCAAAATTGATAACTTCAATGCAGCGATCAATATCACCAACTACGCCGGCCTTTCTGAATTCAAATACGGCGGGTACCTCCGCACCGCCGAAGTATCATCGCAGTTGGGTGGCCTCTATCAAAACTTCAGTCAGTCTGAAGACCGACTGCCCAAGGTCGGCCTATACTTTGAGCCCGACATTTATATGGGCAAGGGGCTTCGTATTCGCCCCGGTCTGACCTACATGTTCTTTGATTCGTTCAATATTCTGGAGCCCCGCTTCAGGTTTGTCCTGGATCTTGGCAAAGGGCAGCTGAGTGGTGCAACGGGTTTGTACCACCAGGAAGTTGTCGGACTCAATGACCGGCGCGATGCTACCAACGTATTTACAGCATGGGTAGGGCCGCCATTAGACGACCTGACCAAGGCTGAGCATTACATCCTCGGATACCAGTACACGGTTAACGAAAGCCTGGAGTTTTCAGTAGAGGGTTACTACAAAAACTTGCGCAACCTGTACATCTCCGAATGGACCGCATTCCCGCGCCTTACCACCAGTCTTCAGAAAGCTTCCGGGAAGGTCCAGGGACTCGATTTACGCGTTGAATTCCGGGCAGATAATTTTTACAGCTATGTGACCTATGGGATTTCTTCTGTAGAGTACAAGGCACGGCAGGAGTCGCTGGAGTTGTGGTTTGGCAGCCCGGAAATTACGTTTCGTCCGCCCCACGATCGCCGGCACCAGGTCAATGCACTCATGAACTGGAAAGTAAGCGACTTTAACATCAACATGCGCTGGAATTTTGGTTCAGGGTTGCCTTATAACCAGGTGCGCGGTTTTGACCAGTTCCTGTTGCTCGATGGCAACGTTGACGTGAGCGAGGAGCCTGGCGATTTGCGGGTCATTTATGATCGACCTTACGGCGGGGTGCTGCCAACGTACCACCGACTGGATTTTTCAGTGGACCGACAGTTTCCTTTTGAAGGAGGCTTCTTCGCGATCCAGGCTGGTATTGTGAATGTGTATGATCGGGCGAATATCTTCTCCCTCGACCTGTTTACACTGGAACGCACCAACCAGCTGCCTTTTATCCCCACCCTTGGTCTGAAAATTGAATTTTAAACGATATGCTGCGTTTTAAAGCAATAATGAAGGTCAGGCATCTGGTTGTAGCCCTCCTGTTTGCCGGCTTGTTCGCTGGATGCGAAGAGGATCCCAATCCTTTGATTGGTGAAGACCAGCCGTTTACTGTGTATGGTTTTTTTAATCCAAAGGCCAACCGGCAACTTGTTCGGGTCATTCCTGTTGCCAACGTTATCGATCAGGTTGGTGTAGGCGCTGATCAGGCTACCGTCCGATCAATTGATGTTGCGTCGGGTGACGTACGGGTCTGGAAAGATTCCCTGGTTACTTTTTCTGATGAAAGTACCGGTATTGTTTTCTTTTCCGACTTTACGCCTGAGCATGAAGCAGCGTATCGCCTCGAAGTGATTCGCAACGATGGTGCAACCTCCAGTGTAGAGGTCACCGTGCCACGCGACATCACGATACGCCGCGAGCCGGGTACAAATCCGCTTATCCCTGAATTCATTCTTGAAGGAGAGTTGCCTAATTTTGTGCAGGTTGCAGTAAAATACCGCACTGCTGCATTACAGCCGCAGAAGCCCGTGGTGCTTGAGCCCGTCCAGTTTCCTGTAAACGTGTCGTACAAAGGTCTGGAAGAACGTGCCGGGGATGATTGGAGGTACCGGATCGACTATCGCGAAGACCTTGCGCAGATCAGGGAAGCATTTAGTAATGCCTGTTTGACTACAGAGTACATTGCCGTACGATCTATTCAGCTTGAGTTTTTTGTGGGTGACAATGCTTGGGTGCCACCAGGTGGTGAGTTTGACCCGGAATTGCTTGTGCAGCCGCAATTGTTTTCAAATATAGAGAATGGTTTCGGGTACTTCGGCGCCGGCTACGTGGTTGACTTTAACGTATTACCCACAACCCCTATACTGCAAACCGTAGGTTTTATCTTTGATCCACCTTGTACAGACATGACGCCCCTTACAGATCCTTCCTGTCAGCTGTTTGAAGGGTGTTTTGACGGTGTGATGTAGTTATTCGGCCCCACCTTCCTCTTTGTATCCCTGTATCGCTCTGAACAGGAAAGCTTTGGCTTTAAACCAGTCGCGGTCTATCGTGCGTTTGGTTACCTGTAGAACGCGTGCCGTTTCCTCAATGGAGAGGCCAGAGAAAAACCGCAACTCTACCACTTTGCCCAGGCGTTCGTTCAACGCAGAAAGTTGCGTGAGCGCTTTGTCGAGGTCAAGAATCTCAACAATTTCAGTGTCTACCATGATGGTGGCGCGCTCTGCCTGGCTAAGCGATGTTGGCTTGGAGTGCCCGCCGCGTCGTTCTGCATATTGCCGGCGCGCATAGTCGACGAGAATCTGGCGCATAGCGCGCGCAGCGGTAGCAAAGAAATGCGCGTCGTCGTTCCAGCGGTCGGGATCGTGTTTGTTGAGCTTGATATAAGCTTCGTGTACGAGGGCTACAGTATCGATGGTTTGTCCGGTGCGGTACCGGCGCAGTTGTTTCTGTGCGATGACAACGAGTTCATCGTATACAATATGAAACGGCCGATCTGAAGGCGTTATTTTGTCCCGATTTGACTCTTCACTTTCCATTTGCTGCTGATCGTATCAGTTCATTTTGCGCCGGCGAAGCGAGGAAATAAAGATAGGCTTAAATACGAAGGATGCAATACTTTTTTCCCAATTCGCAGGGTAATTTATGGATACATGCCTTTTTAAATGTCGCTTATTCGGTTGATGCTACGTTGTAGTAGATGAGTTGCACAAACCCACTTCAGGCGGCCCCGGTAGGCATAGCAGGTGTTGCAAAGGTTGTCCAACTCTTCTGTGTCCTTTGCATACAACAAGAACGGTCATGAATCTGGATTATTCTGGTCTATTTCACCGAATTAACAGAAGCGAGGCAGCAATTAACAAAACAATTGCTGCTTACAAAGCCGGCATTCCCTGCGCAAAAGAAGATTGGCCCTTTCTCGTGGCCCAGGTGTGGGACCACATCCGGCTACATTTCAATGATGCTAACACCAACGTGTCCCAGGTATTGGATGAACATAACATACACACGAATACGTTTCAGGGCGTTTTTAGGAGTTATACGGGCTGGACTGTGAAAGGCATTATTGTCTATCACCGCATTGAAGTTGCCAAGCAATTGCTTGAGGGTGGCGAGTTGATGGTTAACGAAGTGGCCCGTGGTGTGGGTTATGCCGGCACGGTGTCTTTCAACCGGATGTTCAAAAAGGTTGTAGGGGAGACGCCAACGGGATATAAAAAACTCAAGCAGGATATCTGGCTGAACTAGCGCGGGTTATTACCCAACAAACTTATAGCCCAACCCATGTACGGTGAGGATGTATTGCGGCCGGCGTGCGTTGGGCTCCAGTTTTTGCCGCAGCCATGCAACGTGTACGTCAATGGTACGGGTAGAAGGCAAGGCATCGTAGCCCCAAACTTCATTGAGCAGTTCATCCCGCGACAGCGTAGCGCCTTTATGCTCTGCAAAGTAGCGCAGCAGTTGAAACTCTTTTGCTGACAGTTCCAGCAAATTACCCTCACGTTTCACTTCAGCTTTCCTGAAATCGATGTTAACATCGCCAAAACTGTACGAGTCTATCTGGTCCTGCTGAATATTTTGGGTTTGCGTACGGCGCAGCAATGCCTCAATACGGGCCATGAGTTCTGGCATTTCGAAGGGTTTGGTCAGGTAGTCGTCTGCGCCCAACTTGAGCCCGACAACCTTGTCTACAACCTGCCCTTTTGCTGTAAGCATCATGATGGGTGTCTGAATATCCTGCTTGCGCAATTCCTGACAAATATCCAATCCACTTTTCCCGGGCAGCATTACGTCGAGAATGTACAGGTCAAACGCTTCACCCGTTGCGCGTTGCATACCAGAATCACCTGTGGATTCCGTCACAACCTCGTACCCTTCGCTCTCCAGCCGATCCGTAAGGGTGAGGATCAGACCCGGTTCATCTTCTACGAGCAGGATGCGTTTGTTCATTTAATTATTGGTCTATTTCAAGGGGAGGTGTAGGGTGAACGTAGTGCCACCCGCAGGGCGCGACATGACAGATACGCGTCCATTGTGCGCTTCCATTGTTTTTTTGACGATACTCAACCCAATGCCGTTGCCTTTTATCTGAGCAGCGCGAACTGCCGGCCCACGGAAGAAATCTTCAAAAATATGTGGCAGGTCATCCTGGGGGATGCCGATCCCTTTGTCTGAAACACTAACCTGGATTTCTGAGCCTTTGCCATTTTTATGGACTGCGGTGTAAACACCAAGCCAGCGGTTGCCATTACTGTATTTGATGGCATTGTGAATAAGGTTGCAGAGGGCCGCATGCAGGGATCGTTTATCGCCTTCAACCGGAGGCAGGTGATCTGCAACCGACAGGTCTACCTCAAAGTTTTTGGTTTCTATAGACTCTTTACACGCATCAAGAGCATTGTGCACCAGGTCCGGTACGAGCATGGATTCGCGTTTGAAGGTTTTGTCGGGAGACAGCACGCCGGCCAGCTCCAGAATTTGCTCAACCATATCGGTTAAACGTGTGGCTTCTTTGCGAATCAGATGCCCATATTTCTGCATGCGATCGGGTTCGCTTACCACGCCATCAGCAAGATTGTCTGCAGCAGATTTGATTACAGAAAGCGGGGTGCGTAATTCGTGGGACACCCCGGTGACAAAACCCATTTGCCGGTCTGCCAGCCATTGTGCTTTCCGGGTTGAGATGTAAATGACTACTATTGCAAACCCGAGAATCAGCAAAATACCAAAACTCAGCCCCAGGTTGCGCCAGCGGTTTGCTGCAACGGATGCTTCCAGTGAACCAGTTTTATGTCGCAACCGCAAAAGCCAGGCATTCGCGGGGCTGGGATTTATGGTGGTTCTGGATGCGGTTGATGTGGCTGGTGTGGAGGCTGAAGGTGTTGCGGATGCCGTTTGTGTAAGGTTGGTCAGTGCAACCAGCAAATCCTCTGCAGTCAGGTCGCCTTTGTAGTCGTCTTCCTGGGCCAGCCTGATGATGGCCTGCAGCGGGAAGTCTGTATACAGCTCCGGTGATTCCACTACAAAGCTGTCCCGAATGGCCGGCTGCCAGGCCCTGCTTACCTGCCCGAAAAGCGAATCGGCCACCATTTGGTCGCGTTCGATTAGCGATGCATAGCCAAAGGCAAGGCGGGAAGCAGACGGGAATCTGTTCCACCGGAGTCTGCCAACACTTGCTTCGGCGTCAGGGGTGTCAAATTGTTCAAGCTGTAGTGTGGAGTCAGACTGGTATAGAATGTTGGGCGGATCGCTTGCACTGATAATCATCAGATCAACGTCATCTGCCACATTGAAAAACTCATCCTGCAGCTCAGGGAAAAAGGTCTCAGCAAGAAACGCTTTGTTTAGTGTGAGGAGCGTGTGGCCGGCGCGGCCGCTACTGGTTGCATTCAGGTTGGCGAGTAGCTCAGGGGACGAAAGCTCATCATCGATCGAAACAGGAATGGGAATGGCCGGTGTTTCAGCCATCAGTTTGGCACTACGGTACGCAAACTCGTCATCGCTCAACGTATCTGGCGCTGATTGCGGGTTGTATGCTTCTATTTGGCGTTGATTACGTTCGATGAAGTAGGCTTTCCAGCCCGTCAGATGTGCCGGCCAGGGCTCCATTTCCAATTTGCCATCTGCCGGCTCAAAGCGGTACAGGCAAAGCTCCTGGTTGTCATCGTAATCAACCCAGTAAATTTGCTCAATCAGGTCAGGGCGGGCGACGCGGGAGGACCAATATTGATAGTTGAGGCTTAACTCTCGCGAAATTTGTTCGAGAGAACCAGTAAAGCTCACGCGGAATGCAAATTGCGCCGGCGACAATTCCTGGTTCACCGCTTCGCTGAACAGTTCAGCGCTTGTTTGCATGTTAGACCGTAGGCGCTCGACCTCGTTGTCGCTTAACTGGCCAATCCAGTGGTATTGCAGGAAAGCCAGGATAGGGAGCAATGCGATCAGGCCGATGATGACCAGAAGCATCAACTTGTTGCGGCGGATGTCTTGCATAGGAATGATCGCTTCGTCAGGGACTGAACTTGCACAGGAATGGGGCCGGCAACTTAAGCCAAAATCCTGAATGTTGAGATAAAGTTGCTACGGAAGCTGTAATATCCTGTTTCTCGGCGGAATTTGAATTTACATCCTTAACAAAGCTTTAACGCGCGCCCTGTTACTTTTTAGAGAAGCGTGTGTAAGAGGGCTGTTAAAAAAATCGTACTTTAGTGCAGCAAGTATAGCTGTTATCAGAATATTTACCCCTTGCATGGAGCGAAAAACCAAAATTGTATCTACGCTGGGTCCTGCATCTTCGGATATGGATACCATCATCGGCCTGCTTGAAGCCGGCGTCAATGTTTTCCGGATGAACTTTTCTCACGGGACACACGACGAGCACCGCGAACGGATCATCTATGCAAGGGACGCTGCCCGGAAGTTGGGCAAAGAGATTGCAATCCTGCAGGACCTGCAAGGCCCGAAAATCAGGGTAGGCGAGGTTGAAAATGGTGCTATTCTGCTGCACAAAGGCAGTCAGCTTGTACTCACTACACAGGAAGCTGAGGCCTACGAGCCAGGCACTGTGTTTGTGAGTTACCCGACGTTGCCAGAAGATGTTGAGTTGGGCGGACGCATCCTGCTTGACGATGGCCTATTGGAATTGAAGGTGCTTGATACAACCGCGCACGATGTTATTACAGAAGTGGTTGTTGGGGGGCCGTTGCGGTCGCGAAAGGGGGTGAACCTGCCCCATCTGCGGGCTTCGATGCCGGCGTTGACCGAGAAAGACCTCGCGGATCTGGAGTTTGGGCTTTCCATGGAAGTAGATCTTATTGCGCTGTCTTTTGTGCGCGATGAGTCGGATGTGGAGGATCTTGTCCAGCGAATACGCAATTCGGGCAAGCAAATCAGTGTGATTGCAAAAATTGAAAAGCCGGAAGCGGTCCGTAAAATCGACCAGATCCTTGATCAGGCAGACGGTATCATGGTAGCCCGCGGTGACCTGGGTATCGAAATGCCCATGGAAATGGTGCCCGGTACGCAAAAGCGCATTATTCTGAAGTGCCGGCAGGCAGCAAAGCCAGTGATCACTGCAACGCAGATGCTCGAAAGTATGATCGAGAACCCGCGTCCAACCCGCGCTGAAGCCAGTGATGTGGCAAATGCAGTACTTGACGGCAGTGACGCCCTGATGCTGTCGGGGGAAACAGCCGTGGGTAAACACCCAATTCGGGTAGTTGAGGCTATGGATAGCATCATTCGCGAAGCTGAACGGCAGGAATTGGATCATTCCCTGGGTGCAAATGCTGACTGGGTATCAGATTCCCTTACAGATGCCATTTCCTATAATGCGTACGAAGTAGCAGAACGGGTTGGTGCACGCGCCATTGCTTGCCTTACCAGTTCGGGTACCACTGCGCGTTCTATTGCAAGGCATCGCCCTAATACCCCCATCTTTGCCTTTACAAACCACGCAAATGTTGTACAGCAATTGGCACTCACATGGGGAACAAATGGCTTTGCAATTCCTTTTCAACGAGATACGGATGGCGGTGTAAAGCTGGTCCTTGAGATTTTGAAATCTAAAGGATTGGTAAACTCGGGTGACCGGGTTGTGATTACCGCCGGTATGCCACTCCCTGCCAGAGGGCGTACCAATATGATTCAAGTTAGCCAGGTTGATTAAACGCTATACGAAACACACTGCTACCACCTCAAGCATAAGCTGACAACCTAATAGCTGCAGATTCAATGCTGTTTCGTGCATTTTCATACTGTTTGATCCTGTTCGTCCTCTCTGGATGCAACCGGGGTGGATTCGTGGGCAAGCGCCTCGATAATTTTACCGCCTATTACAATACTTTCTATAACGCGAAGAAGGAATACCGTACAGGTATCAAAGCCATCGAGCGTGCGGGCGATAATAATATCAACCGCAACGTCTACCTTTCTGTTTTCCTGACGCCCGAGCGGGTAAGCAGTCAGAATAACTTTGACGAGGCAATCCTGAAAAGCGCTGATGTGCTGCGAGAGAACCCGAATTCCAAATGGGTGGATGATGCGCTGCTCCTAATTGGCCAGTCCTATTTCTATCTCAAAAATTATGTAGGTGCTGAGCAGAAATTCCAGGAAGTGATGGACCTGGGAGGCGAATTGGAAGACGAAGCGCGTTTCTGGCTCGCCCGAACCCTGATTGCCAGTAATACCTACTCCCGTGCTGCAGACCACCTCGAGGTTAGCCTGAATCGGGAAGGGTTGTCGAAAAAGTGGCAGCCTTACCTGAGTATGCTGCTTGCTGAACTTTATGTCAAGCAGGAAGCCTGGGCTGATGCGATAACAGCGCTGGAAGGTAGCATCGAGCGAATGAAAGACAAGCGGCTCGCCAGTCGTGCGCAATTTTTACTTGGGCAGATTTATGAAACGCTTGAACAGTATGGCAATGCTGCCCAGTCTTTTGCAAAAGTACTAAAGTACAAACCTGATTATTCGCTGGTTTACGCCGCGCAGCTGAGCCGAATCCGCATTGAAGGGTTTCATGGGGACAAAGAGCTTGCGATGCGCTTGCTCCGAGGCATGGAGCGGGATGATAAAAATTTTGAAAGCCGCGCGGAGATGATGTATTACCGCGGCCGCATTATCCAGGAAATGGGCCGGCCCGAAGAAGCGTATGATGTGTACGATGCCCTACTCTTTACAGATGACCGTACCCTGAATGCAAGCACCATGCGCGGACCAATACACTATGCATTGGGAGAGTTGTATCGGGATTCGTACAGCGATTTCTCCTACGCTGCTGCACACTTTGATACATCAAAAACTGGTATGGCAACGGCGTTACGCTCGGGTATTAGCAGTACAGCCATCCAGAATTTGCAGTATGCACCCGAAGCGGTGACCGATGCAGATCGTCAGGCAGAAGTATTTGGCAGCTTTGCTGATGTATATGATGAAATTGCACATCTCGACTCGTTGCTTTACCTCAGCGATATGGACGAGGAGTCATTTGATGCCTTTATACTGGAGTTGAGAAAGCAGCGGGCTGCTGAAATGGCCGAAGAGCAGCGCGAAATAGCCCGCCGGCAAGCAGAACAAGGCTTTCGCAATATTTCGACTGCTGGTGGGTTACAGGAAGGCAAAGTGATTGACGGGCCTTATAGCGGCACCGGCGACAAAGAATCGGGTTTTCTATTCTATAAAGACCAGATCCAGGTGCAGGAAAGCCGGATTTCGTTTATCACCCTTTGGGGAGACCGGCCCCATGTGCCAAACTGGCGCCGGCTCGATGCCATTCAGGGTGCAAACAGCGTTGTGGCCGCTGATGATACGTCTGCCGTTGAAGGAACGCAGCGCGTCGTGGACCTGATTGATGAAGAGTTTCTGCCCGTTGTAGATTATTCTGATGTACCCCGTACGCCAGAACATGTAGCGGAAGTAGAGGAAGATTTGGCGCTTGTGCGCTATGAATTGGCCAACGTGTTATTCTTATCCATGGAGCGTCCGGATTCTGCTGCTGCATGGTATCGCCTCGTGATTGACGAAGCCCATCATACCTCCGTCGCACAGCGCGCTTTTTATGCACTTGCTGAAGTGCAGCGCGCCCTCGGGGATGAAGAAGCAGCCTCCCGGTTATACCAGGAGGTTGTAGCAAATTACCCGGACTCCGATTTTGCAAACCAGGCACGCGAACGCCTTGGTTTGGCGCCTGTAGCTGCCGTTGAAACGGATACCCTTGCCCTTGCTGAAATTGCATACGCTAGTGCCTATGACAGGTGGC
This genomic window contains:
- a CDS encoding ABC transporter permease subunit; translated protein: MFSILFEKELKSIFLSPKFFATFGVCSLLILLSVFVGIQEYNNEQEQYETALRLAEQQIMQEDSWWGIDNVVFRQPQPMQIFVSGVNNDIGRSAEINTWVEPKLERSNYADDTLFAVFRFIDLTFIVQVVLSLFAILFTYNSINGERESGTLKLALSNAVPRAQYVLAKFAGSWIGLTIPLMIPILLGVLLVMVLGIPMDSGDWARLGTLVGSSVLYFTFFIAFGLFVSSITKRSSVSFLILLVAWVALVLIVPRAATMAAGQIVPVTSVAEIESQKDRFRTDRWNAYRVIRRDMREEREAAMSGMTREERDQYQQANQQSWQTEERTARDTLEDEINEFSRKVDEELRNQKTTQERMAFTLSRFSPASAYKLTAMQMANTGTELKSEYEDAMKAYRTSFSQFVEAKREEERKKNAGQGGFGRNRNQEQEPLDLAELPRFEAPAQEYAEAIAPSIIDFGLLSLFSIAAFGGAFVSFIRYDVR
- a CDS encoding TonB-dependent receptor, coding for MKELKGVCTFVLLFLCCGITQAWGQTASVRGIVTAASDGLPLQGVNVVLRHDNGTFYGGVTDGDGVYAITRVTPGVYAMQVSFIGFQTISLEVIMAAEDTQILNFELEEGAAELDEVLIETERTTGATRVTAGLQSVKAEDLELVPAPDITADLANYLSTLPGVISTGDRGGQFFIRGGEPAHNVALLDGMYVYQPFHILGFYSAFSADVLNQADIHAGGYGADYSGRVSAIMDIKTRNGNKKEFERSVSIAPFVNAVRLEGPLIKNRISFLGSLRQSVIDKIASQYVGQELPYKFGDFFGKLHVDINANNQFSFTALRTYDRGALANQDQVSRDEVRWNNTVMGGRYLVLPKNSPVRGEILFSVSRLDSELGPRSAPTRVSKIDNFNAAINITNYAGLSEFKYGGYLRTAEVSSQLGGLYQNFSQSEDRLPKVGLYFEPDIYMGKGLRIRPGLTYMFFDSFNILEPRFRFVLDLGKGQLSGATGLYHQEVVGLNDRRDATNVFTAWVGPPLDDLTKAEHYILGYQYTVNESLEFSVEGYYKNLRNLYISEWTAFPRLTTSLQKASGKVQGLDLRVEFRADNFYSYVTYGISSVEYKARQESLELWFGSPEITFRPPHDRRHQVNALMNWKVSDFNINMRWNFGSGLPYNQVRGFDQFLLLDGNVDVSEEPGDLRVIYDRPYGGVLPTYHRLDFSVDRQFPFEGGFFAIQAGIVNVYDRANIFSLDLFTLERTNQLPFIPTLGLKIEF
- a CDS encoding ECF-type sigma factor yields the protein MESEESNRDKITPSDRPFHIVYDELVVIAQKQLRRYRTGQTIDTVALVHEAYIKLNKHDPDRWNDDAHFFATAARAMRQILVDYARRQYAERRGGHSKPTSLSQAERATIMVDTEIVEILDLDKALTQLSALNERLGKVVELRFFSGLSIEETARVLQVTKRTIDRDWFKAKAFLFRAIQGYKEEGGAE
- a CDS encoding AraC family transcriptional regulator gives rise to the protein MNLDYSGLFHRINRSEAAINKTIAAYKAGIPCAKEDWPFLVAQVWDHIRLHFNDANTNVSQVLDEHNIHTNTFQGVFRSYTGWTVKGIIVYHRIEVAKQLLEGGELMVNEVARGVGYAGTVSFNRMFKKVVGETPTGYKKLKQDIWLN
- a CDS encoding response regulator transcription factor, which codes for MNKRILLVEDEPGLILTLTDRLESEGYEVVTESTGDSGMQRATGEAFDLYILDVMLPGKSGLDICQELRKQDIQTPIMMLTAKGQVVDKVVGLKLGADDYLTKPFEMPELMARIEALLRRTQTQNIQQDQIDSYSFGDVNIDFRKAEVKREGNLLELSAKEFQLLRYFAEHKGATLSRDELLNEVWGYDALPSTRTIDVHVAWLRQKLEPNARRPQYILTVHGLGYKFVG
- a CDS encoding HAMP domain-containing sensor histidine kinase encodes the protein MQDIRRNKLMLLVIIGLIALLPILAFLQYHWIGQLSDNEVERLRSNMQTSAELFSEAVNQELSPAQFAFRVSFTGSLEQISRELSLNYQYWSSRVARPDLIEQIYWVDYDDNQELCLYRFEPADGKLEMEPWPAHLTGWKAYFIERNQRQIEAYNPQSAPDTLSDDEFAYRSAKLMAETPAIPIPVSIDDELSSPELLANLNATSSGRAGHTLLTLNKAFLAETFFPELQDEFFNVADDVDLMIISASDPPNILYQSDSTLQLEQFDTPDAEASVGRLRWNRFPSASRLAFGYASLIERDQMVADSLFGQVSRAWQPAIRDSFVVESPELYTDFPLQAIIRLAQEDDYKGDLTAEDLLVALTNLTQTASATPSASTPATSTASRTTINPSPANAWLLRLRHKTGSLEASVAANRWRNLGLSFGILLILGFAIVVIYISTRKAQWLADRQMGFVTGVSHELRTPLSVIKSAADNLADGVVSEPDRMQKYGHLIRKEATRLTDMVEQILELAGVLSPDKTFKRESMLVPDLVHNALDACKESIETKNFEVDLSVADHLPPVEGDKRSLHAALCNLIHNAIKYSNGNRWLGVYTAVHKNGKGSEIQVSVSDKGIGIPQDDLPHIFEDFFRGPAVRAAQIKGNGIGLSIVKKTMEAHNGRVSVMSRPAGGTTFTLHLPLK